In one window of Desulforhabdus amnigena DNA:
- the guaA gene encoding glutamine-hydrolyzing GMP synthase → MKFDHLHEERILILDFGSQYTQLIARRIRESHVYCEIHPYNITLEAVKDFQPKGIILSGGPSSVHDDGAPLSDPEIFSLDIPILGICYGMQLMAHQLKGAVEKADRREYGPATIDIDDAGDLFLDVEKEGVRVWMSHGDRILNLPQDFKVLAHSENSPIAAMGLPARRFYGVQFHPEVVHTPCGKTILENFLFRICRCQSSWTMKSFVESAIQAVREGVGEDQVICALSGGVDSSVVAVLLHHAIGSRLHCIFVNNGLLRKGEAESVQRIFRDHFQLNLIYVDASKLFLDRLAGIVDPEQKRRIIGNLFIELFEKEAGRLANAKYLAQGTLYPDVIESVSFKGPSATIKTHHNVGGLPERMKLKLIEPLRELFKDEARLVGRELGLPERVIMRHPYPGPGLAIRIIGEVTPENLAILREADAIVLEEMEASGWYDRVWQAFAVLLPVRSVGVMGDERTYDQVIAVRIVESVDAMTADWARVPYDVLGKISNRIINEVKGINRVVYDISSKPPSTIEWE, encoded by the coding sequence ATGAAATTCGATCACCTGCATGAAGAACGCATTTTGATTCTGGACTTTGGTTCCCAGTACACCCAGCTCATCGCCAGGCGCATTCGGGAAAGCCATGTCTATTGTGAAATCCATCCCTACAATATTACTCTCGAAGCGGTAAAGGACTTCCAGCCCAAGGGAATCATCCTTTCGGGAGGCCCTTCCAGCGTGCATGACGACGGCGCCCCTCTCTCCGATCCCGAGATCTTCTCGCTCGACATTCCCATTCTGGGAATCTGCTACGGCATGCAACTCATGGCTCACCAACTGAAAGGAGCCGTGGAAAAGGCCGACCGCCGGGAATACGGTCCCGCCACTATCGACATTGACGACGCCGGCGATCTCTTCCTTGACGTCGAAAAAGAAGGGGTTCGCGTGTGGATGAGCCATGGCGACCGCATCCTGAATCTGCCACAGGATTTCAAGGTGCTCGCCCACAGTGAAAACTCTCCCATTGCCGCCATGGGGCTCCCTGCCCGCCGCTTTTACGGCGTACAGTTCCATCCGGAAGTGGTGCACACCCCCTGCGGCAAGACCATCCTGGAAAATTTCCTCTTTCGCATCTGCCGCTGCCAGTCTTCCTGGACGATGAAGTCCTTCGTAGAATCCGCCATTCAAGCGGTCCGGGAGGGAGTGGGGGAAGATCAGGTAATCTGCGCTCTGAGCGGTGGCGTCGACTCTTCCGTGGTTGCGGTTTTGCTTCACCACGCCATCGGTAGCCGCCTGCATTGCATTTTTGTCAATAATGGCCTCCTGCGCAAAGGCGAGGCCGAAAGCGTGCAACGCATTTTTCGTGACCACTTCCAATTGAACCTCATTTATGTGGATGCGTCCAAGCTTTTCCTCGATCGCCTCGCAGGGATCGTCGATCCCGAACAGAAACGCAGGATCATAGGAAATCTTTTCATCGAATTGTTTGAAAAGGAAGCCGGTCGACTGGCCAACGCAAAGTATCTGGCCCAGGGCACCCTCTACCCGGATGTCATCGAAAGCGTCTCCTTCAAGGGGCCTTCCGCCACTATCAAGACACACCATAACGTGGGGGGACTCCCCGAACGCATGAAACTGAAGCTTATTGAACCCCTGCGCGAGCTTTTCAAGGATGAAGCACGGCTCGTAGGAAGAGAGTTGGGACTGCCGGAACGGGTCATCATGCGCCATCCCTACCCCGGGCCGGGTCTCGCCATACGCATCATCGGAGAGGTCACGCCTGAAAACCTGGCAATTCTTCGGGAAGCGGACGCCATCGTTCTCGAGGAAATGGAAGCCTCGGGCTGGTATGATCGCGTCTGGCAGGCTTTTGCGGTGCTGCTTCCCGTCCGTTCCGTGGGAGTCATGGGAGATGAGCGCACCTACGATCAGGTCATCGCCGTACGCATCGTGGAAAGTGTAGATGCCATGACAGCCGACTGGGCACGGGTTCCTTACGACGTACTCGGCAAGATTTCCAATCGCATCATCAATGAAGTGAAGGGCATCAACCGGGTGGTTTACGATATTTCATCCAAACCCCCCAGCACGATTGAATGGGAATAG
- a CDS encoding UPF0280 family protein — MKDKNQRFYRYQHQSKEGWFAFQTRYRETDLWIRARRDVGKEALTAVLNYRHQLERYISQHPEFLTSLAPLPEDPLAPPLVRHMIEASRKAGVGPMAGVAGAMAQFVARDLKPLTPAIIIENGGDCYLDIQEEMRIGIYAGPDSPFSGRMALRFPPERFPLGICTSSGTIGHSLSFGRANAVTVVSQDAVLADAAATALGNLVRRPEDIARTLEKAAGIPSVEGVLIVVKDKIGIWGDLELIPL; from the coding sequence ATGAAAGACAAAAACCAACGATTTTACCGCTATCAACACCAAAGCAAGGAAGGCTGGTTCGCTTTTCAAACCCGCTACAGGGAAACGGACCTCTGGATACGTGCCAGGCGGGATGTCGGTAAAGAAGCTTTGACCGCCGTACTCAACTACCGACACCAACTGGAACGTTATATTTCACAACACCCGGAATTCCTCACTTCCCTGGCGCCCCTTCCCGAAGATCCTCTTGCCCCTCCCCTCGTCCGCCACATGATCGAAGCCTCCCGGAAGGCGGGAGTAGGCCCCATGGCCGGCGTGGCGGGTGCCATGGCACAGTTTGTCGCCCGGGATCTCAAACCTCTGACTCCAGCCATCATCATCGAAAACGGAGGAGACTGCTACCTGGATATCCAGGAAGAGATGCGGATCGGCATTTACGCGGGGCCGGATTCCCCTTTCAGCGGACGGATGGCTCTGCGCTTCCCCCCCGAGCGATTTCCCCTGGGAATTTGCACGTCATCGGGCACTATCGGGCATTCCCTGAGTTTCGGAAGGGCAAACGCCGTGACCGTCGTCTCCCAAGATGCCGTTCTGGCCGACGCAGCGGCCACAGCACTGGGAAACCTTGTTCGGCGGCCGGAAGACATCGCCCGCACCCTTGAAAAGGCGGCAGGCATTCCATCCGTCGAAGGGGTCCTCATTGTGGTGAAAGATAAAATAGGCATATGGGGAGATCTGGAACTCATCCCCCTCTGA
- a CDS encoding metallophosphoesterase family protein, with amino-acid sequence MKIVVMSDTHLRQVTDEFRRICSRYCDDADMVIHLGDWARSSILDFMEQYPLEAVAGNTDDHVIQDRLPTKKVIRVGSHRIGIAHGWGAASDLPKRLRNEFIGVDAVLFGHTHVPLNAEENGIFWFNPGSVFLGRGSSERTLGILHINERIQGEIIRL; translated from the coding sequence ATGAAAATTGTTGTAATGTCAGACACTCATCTGCGGCAGGTGACGGACGAATTTCGCAGGATATGCAGCCGCTATTGTGACGACGCCGATATGGTGATCCATTTGGGCGACTGGGCAAGAAGCTCCATCCTGGATTTTATGGAACAATATCCACTGGAGGCCGTTGCTGGAAATACGGACGATCATGTGATTCAAGACCGTCTTCCCACAAAGAAAGTGATTCGAGTTGGCAGCCATCGCATCGGCATCGCCCATGGTTGGGGGGCAGCCTCAGACCTCCCCAAAAGATTGCGCAACGAATTCATTGGAGTAGATGCGGTTCTCTTCGGACACACGCATGTTCCTTTAAATGCGGAAGAGAACGGTATCTTCTGGTTCAATCCCGGTTCTGTATTTTTAGGTCGAGGGAGTTCTGAGAGAACTTTGGGAATCCTTCACATCAATGAACGCATTCAGGGTGAAATCATTCGATTATAG
- a CDS encoding HIT family protein — translation MQNLWAPWRIDYILGKREPYCIFCPEGDGHSDEERLILHRGERIMVMMNKYPYNNGHLLVAPWRHVAAVEELEADEMLHLMQWIQTCIVILKKVMHPEGFNVGLNLGTVAGAGVKDHLHFHVVPRWNGDTNFLPVLADIRSIPEHLKATYEKLLPHFLKEGGHETV, via the coding sequence ATGCAGAATCTATGGGCTCCGTGGCGTATAGATTATATTTTAGGAAAAAGAGAACCTTACTGTATATTCTGCCCCGAGGGTGACGGACATTCCGACGAAGAACGGCTCATTCTGCACAGGGGAGAGCGGATCATGGTCATGATGAACAAATATCCATACAACAATGGACATTTGCTGGTCGCGCCCTGGAGGCATGTCGCCGCCGTCGAAGAGCTCGAAGCGGATGAAATGCTGCACCTGATGCAATGGATCCAGACATGCATCGTTATTTTGAAAAAAGTCATGCATCCGGAAGGCTTCAACGTGGGATTGAACCTGGGAACCGTGGCGGGAGCCGGGGTAAAAGATCACCTCCACTTTCATGTGGTTCCCCGCTGGAACGGAGACACGAATTTCCTGCCCGTTCTCGCAGACATTCGCAGCATCCCCGAGCATCTCAAGGCGACCTACGAGAAGCTGCTGCCCCATTTCCTGAAGGAGGGCGGGCATGAAACTGTTTAA
- a CDS encoding lipopolysaccharide assembly protein LapA domain-containing protein: protein MKLFKLVLTLLVLGFVGLFGWQNLSAFKQTVSFTLNIYLREPQSWEYPIYVILLVAAMLGLFAGLLLMLKPYFKVRRQLIQERQEKDQLLAAQEAAKAQKQAPPAAESREEPAPASHAEPATAPSADPATEEQPVEPRKAGQE from the coding sequence ATGAAACTGTTTAAATTGGTCCTGACGTTATTGGTTTTAGGTTTTGTGGGTCTTTTCGGCTGGCAGAATCTTTCCGCCTTCAAACAGACCGTTTCCTTTACCCTGAACATTTACCTGCGTGAACCTCAGAGCTGGGAATATCCCATCTATGTGATTCTCCTCGTCGCGGCGATGCTGGGCCTCTTCGCAGGGCTCCTGCTCATGCTGAAACCCTACTTCAAGGTACGGCGTCAGCTGATACAGGAACGGCAGGAAAAAGATCAACTGCTGGCCGCTCAGGAAGCCGCAAAGGCTCAAAAACAGGCTCCCCCCGCAGCGGAATCCCGTGAGGAACCTGCACCGGCCTCACACGCCGAACCGGCAACCGCACCCTCCGCCGATCCTGCGACCGAAGAACAACCGGTGGAACCACGCAAGGCCGGCCAGGAATAG
- a CDS encoding response regulator produces MKRAKILLADDHRIVAEGLRGLLEPEFELVGIVEDGRAMLEAVDKHKPDVVVADVSMPLLNGIDAVRLLKKKNKNIAVVFLTMHLDVAYAASALEVGASGYVLKHSAPSELVTAIKSALKGRTYITPLLAGELIQYHKKKPQSEEGEIARLTSRQREVLQLLAEGHSVKEIAAILQISTRTVEFHKYSMMEALGLKSSAELVRFAVKHGIITE; encoded by the coding sequence ATGAAACGGGCAAAAATCCTTTTGGCGGACGACCACCGCATTGTTGCAGAAGGACTGAGAGGCTTACTGGAACCCGAATTCGAGCTTGTGGGGATCGTGGAGGACGGGCGGGCGATGCTCGAGGCTGTCGACAAGCATAAGCCCGATGTGGTGGTGGCCGACGTATCCATGCCGTTGCTCAACGGGATCGACGCTGTGCGCCTGCTCAAGAAAAAAAACAAGAATATCGCCGTTGTTTTCCTGACCATGCACCTGGATGTGGCCTATGCCGCCAGCGCTCTGGAAGTGGGAGCCTCAGGCTACGTTCTGAAACATTCAGCTCCATCCGAACTCGTTACGGCCATCAAGAGCGCACTCAAGGGAAGAACCTATATCACTCCCTTGCTCGCCGGCGAACTCATACAGTATCACAAAAAAAAGCCGCAGAGCGAAGAGGGCGAAATCGCCAGGCTCACTTCCCGCCAGCGCGAAGTGTTGCAATTGCTGGCCGAGGGGCATTCTGTCAAGGAAATAGCCGCTATCTTGCAAATCTCCACAAGGACCGTGGAATTTCATAAATACAGCATGATGGAGGCTCTTGGTTTGAAGAGCTCTGCGGAGCTGGTGCGGTTTGCAGTCAAACACGGCATTATCACCGAGTGA
- a CDS encoding sensor histidine kinase, with translation MSLFYRFWLTGIFLLLSFSPLSAFEPSFDSRQIKKVVVLYSGPLDFPATEMTERGIREGFFNNTAFHIQLFSEYLNLSRFRDIKQRTALAELLRHRYGEGGMDLIISVDVPAAHFLLENAENIFPKIPIIMCDIPKHLAERLEASPLRARTSGILEPMNARTLVESALSFKPATKYAVLISGAFENDRVRAEGFRKAIEAFGDRLELIDLTGLPIENLLDRIKKLPRDSIIFYSTLFVDGIGRSFIPRDVLKMISDASDAPVFGLYEMYLGHGIVGGCLISMTAQGKKAAEMAAMVLQGKSPAAVPFDDGEGAFIVAYDWRQLKRWKISENDLPVGSKVMYREATLWDLYKSYIIGVVSTFVLESILIIALVINLQKRKKAEVELRNSRQDLKMLAGRLISSQEEELSRLSREFHDDLAQRLAAVAIEAGTLELQSRHIETSVLQKIGHIKGQLIGLSEDVHAISRQIHPAILKDLGLVRAIKSQCMSFSDRENISVDFHSQDIPEAIPEDISLCIYRIIQESLRNIAKHSRAGRVEVSLKGVPGNILLKVEDDGMGFVPQCAQHTPGIGLASMRERVQYVNGEFDIRSEPGKGTEIEVSVPLEKRKK, from the coding sequence ATGTCTCTTTTTTATCGCTTTTGGCTCACAGGGATATTCTTGCTGCTTTCCTTTTCGCCCCTGTCCGCCTTCGAACCATCCTTTGATTCCAGGCAGATCAAGAAGGTTGTGGTATTGTATTCCGGACCACTCGATTTCCCTGCGACGGAAATGACCGAAAGGGGGATTCGTGAAGGTTTCTTTAACAATACAGCCTTTCATATCCAACTGTTCTCCGAGTATCTGAATCTGTCGCGATTCCGCGATATCAAACAGAGGACGGCCCTGGCGGAACTCCTGCGGCACAGGTATGGAGAGGGCGGAATGGATCTCATTATCAGCGTGGATGTGCCAGCCGCGCATTTCTTGCTGGAAAATGCGGAAAACATCTTTCCGAAGATCCCCATCATCATGTGTGACATTCCAAAGCATCTTGCGGAGCGCCTGGAGGCTTCACCGCTCAGGGCCAGGACGAGCGGCATTTTGGAGCCGATGAACGCAAGAACTCTCGTGGAATCAGCGCTCTCATTCAAGCCTGCTACAAAATATGCCGTCCTGATTTCCGGCGCTTTTGAAAACGACCGGGTCAGAGCAGAGGGTTTTCGCAAGGCCATTGAGGCGTTCGGCGACAGGCTCGAGCTCATCGACTTGACCGGGCTTCCCATAGAGAATCTACTCGATCGAATCAAGAAATTGCCCCGCGACTCCATCATTTTTTACTCGACCCTCTTTGTCGACGGCATCGGCCGGAGTTTCATACCGCGGGACGTGCTCAAAATGATCTCTGATGCATCGGATGCCCCGGTTTTTGGCCTCTATGAGATGTATTTGGGACACGGAATTGTCGGTGGATGCCTGATCAGTATGACGGCACAGGGGAAAAAGGCGGCTGAGATGGCCGCCATGGTTCTCCAGGGGAAATCTCCCGCTGCCGTTCCCTTCGATGACGGTGAAGGGGCTTTTATCGTCGCTTATGACTGGCGGCAGTTGAAACGCTGGAAAATCAGTGAAAACGACCTGCCGGTCGGCAGCAAAGTGATGTACCGGGAGGCTACTCTATGGGATCTCTATAAATCCTATATCATTGGGGTCGTCTCCACGTTTGTCCTTGAATCCATACTGATCATCGCGTTGGTGATCAATCTGCAGAAGCGTAAGAAGGCGGAAGTCGAGCTTCGTAATAGTCGTCAGGACCTCAAGATGCTTGCCGGCCGGTTGATTTCGTCCCAGGAGGAGGAGTTGAGTCGCCTCTCCCGAGAGTTCCATGATGATCTCGCGCAAAGGCTCGCCGCCGTTGCCATCGAAGCCGGCACTCTGGAGTTGCAGTCACGTCACATCGAGACGTCTGTTCTTCAGAAGATTGGGCACATCAAAGGGCAGTTGATCGGTCTGTCGGAGGATGTCCACGCGATTTCCCGTCAGATCCACCCCGCAATCCTCAAGGACCTTGGGCTGGTGCGGGCCATCAAATCCCAGTGCATGAGCTTTTCCGACAGGGAAAACATTTCCGTTGATTTCCACTCTCAGGATATTCCCGAGGCGATACCGGAGGATATCTCGCTCTGCATTTACCGCATCATACAGGAGAGCTTGAGAAACATTGCCAAACATTCCCGCGCCGGACGCGTCGAGGTCTCTTTAAAGGGCGTGCCGGGCAACATTTTGCTCAAGGTCGAAGACGACGGCATGGGCTTTGTTCCCCAGTGCGCTCAGCATACTCCAGGCATCGGGCTGGCAAGCATGAGAGAGAGGGTACAGTATGTAAACGGCGAATTCGACATTCGTTCCGAACCGGGAAAAGGGACCGAGATCGAAGTATCCGTGCCCCTGGAAAAGAGGAAGAAATGA
- a CDS encoding MFS transporter — translation MSENVATIAAGDRIAVGEIRATARIVNNYFDGIPVTGVHKLLFFIIMGAYFFEQLDNWNFGFIAPAIAQSWNLQMTDIAMIVFWYFVAMTTGGFLGGVISDFIGRRKTFLGAILVFSIASVVTGFTDNFIVFTIFRALTGFGVFCLMVTSQAYIAEMAPAESRGMWQGRVAAVGFCAVPLVAFLCRVIILMSPEAWRIILYVGGIGIVGFFVGLKYLKESPRWLVSHGRIAEAEEIMEFLTHKKIDLTEAAKKVETKIKVSEVLIGMLSKRYIARTLLLILLFITITPAGFLFTTWTTQLIKMKGFSVSDSLTATTIISIGVPAGCYLASLVSDLGGRKVPLMMLGVLCGFGGFAFAFMDGLTGLTTTGFALSVFNLAINFILFSYTAESYPTRMRNTATGFHNGLARLSVSASQPLIPIIHQTYGFAGVFNSVGILYLIPVIPLLIWGMRTGGKSLEDIE, via the coding sequence ATGTCTGAAAATGTGGCAACCATTGCAGCGGGCGACAGGATTGCCGTGGGTGAAATAAGGGCAACGGCAAGGATCGTCAACAACTATTTTGACGGCATTCCTGTGACCGGAGTGCACAAGCTCCTTTTTTTTATCATCATGGGAGCCTATTTTTTTGAACAGTTGGACAACTGGAATTTTGGATTCATTGCTCCCGCGATTGCTCAGTCGTGGAATCTGCAAATGACCGATATCGCCATGATCGTGTTTTGGTATTTTGTTGCCATGACCACCGGCGGTTTTCTGGGGGGAGTCATTTCTGACTTTATCGGCAGGCGAAAGACCTTTCTGGGCGCCATACTTGTCTTTTCCATAGCCTCTGTAGTGACCGGCTTCACTGACAACTTCATCGTCTTCACCATTTTCAGAGCACTCACCGGCTTTGGCGTTTTTTGCCTGATGGTGACCTCACAGGCCTATATTGCGGAAATGGCTCCAGCGGAAAGCAGGGGGATGTGGCAAGGGCGAGTTGCGGCAGTAGGCTTTTGCGCTGTTCCCTTGGTCGCCTTCTTGTGCAGAGTGATCATTCTCATGTCGCCCGAAGCGTGGCGCATCATTCTTTATGTCGGCGGTATAGGAATTGTCGGTTTTTTTGTAGGGCTGAAGTATCTCAAGGAATCACCCCGCTGGCTCGTTTCGCACGGTCGCATTGCTGAGGCCGAAGAAATCATGGAGTTCTTGACCCATAAGAAAATTGACCTGACGGAGGCAGCCAAAAAAGTCGAGACGAAAATAAAAGTTTCTGAAGTGCTCATCGGCATGCTGTCAAAGCGCTATATTGCCAGAACGCTGCTGCTCATTCTTCTGTTCATAACGATCACCCCGGCTGGATTCCTTTTTACGACATGGACCACGCAGCTTATTAAAATGAAAGGATTTTCAGTTTCAGACAGTCTCACCGCCACGACGATCATCAGCATAGGGGTGCCAGCCGGCTGTTACCTTGCTTCCCTCGTATCCGACCTGGGAGGCAGGAAGGTCCCGCTCATGATGCTCGGAGTGCTGTGCGGTTTTGGTGGGTTCGCTTTTGCTTTTATGGACGGGCTGACCGGTCTTACCACTACGGGCTTTGCACTGAGCGTCTTTAACCTTGCCATTAACTTCATACTTTTCTCCTATACGGCTGAATCCTACCCAACTCGAATGCGCAATACAGCGACCGGCTTCCATAACGGCCTGGCGCGACTTTCCGTTTCAGCCTCACAGCCCCTGATTCCCATTATTCATCAAACGTATGGATTTGCGGGCGTGTTCAATTCCGTAGGTATTTTGTACCTGATTCCCGTCATCCCGTTGCTCATCTGGGGCATGCGGACCGGGGGAAAGAGTCTTGAAGATATAGAGTAG
- a CDS encoding NAD(P)/FAD-dependent oxidoreductase, protein MKETRSFDVLIIGGGIAGMTAAIYLARANVRAVILEKAICGGLCNYTYVVENFPSYPSIHGMDLMQKVREHVDYLGVAVEEVCEIERLDITGREKIIETDEAIYKGTAVIVATGRKPILLDVPGGEAIHYCSVCDGFTYAGKRVLVVGGGNSGFDESLYLMRIGIKHLTLVEVMDRFFAAQSAQDELLKCGDVDARKSTKVLEVLHENGKVQGVVLENVATGERETLEVDGVFVFMGQNPTTEFLKDIVDLDDYGYVLAKEDMSTSIPGVFSAGDLNRKQFRQLTTAMSDGTIAALACERYVRSNPG, encoded by the coding sequence ATGAAAGAAACCCGTTCATTTGATGTTTTGATTATTGGGGGCGGCATCGCCGGAATGACGGCGGCCATCTATCTCGCCAGAGCCAATGTCAGGGCCGTGATTTTGGAAAAGGCCATCTGCGGTGGGCTCTGCAATTATACCTACGTTGTGGAAAATTTCCCCTCCTATCCCTCCATTCACGGCATGGATCTCATGCAGAAGGTTCGTGAACACGTGGACTACCTGGGAGTTGCCGTCGAGGAGGTGTGCGAGATCGAGCGGCTGGATATCACCGGCCGGGAAAAGATCATTGAAACGGATGAAGCGATTTACAAGGGTACGGCCGTGATCGTGGCCACGGGGCGAAAACCCATTTTGCTCGATGTTCCCGGGGGCGAAGCGATCCATTACTGCTCCGTATGTGATGGATTCACCTATGCGGGCAAGCGGGTGCTTGTCGTTGGGGGAGGGAACAGCGGTTTTGACGAAAGCCTCTACCTCATGCGTATAGGCATCAAGCACCTCACTCTGGTGGAAGTGATGGATCGCTTTTTCGCGGCCCAGTCCGCACAGGATGAATTGTTGAAGTGTGGCGATGTGGATGCCCGCAAAAGCACCAAGGTGCTGGAAGTCCTTCATGAGAACGGCAAGGTCCAGGGAGTGGTGCTGGAGAACGTGGCTACGGGTGAAAGGGAGACCCTTGAGGTTGACGGCGTTTTTGTGTTCATGGGCCAGAATCCAACGACCGAGTTCTTGAAGGACATCGTGGATCTGGATGACTACGGGTATGTCCTGGCCAAAGAGGACATGAGCACCAGCATTCCGGGAGTATTTTCGGCGGGAGACCTCAACCGCAAGCAATTTCGACAGCTCACGACCGCCATGAGCGATGGAACCATTGCCGCTTTGGCCTGTGAGCGCTATGTCCGCTCCAATCCAGGCTGA
- a CDS encoding thioredoxin family protein, producing MYQALTDNDFSSTVQITDNGVVIFVKKLCPHCKNMLKMFEKFQKIVPGVSIYTADIEECPESMTALTVERAPTVCVVKSGKITAQKTGLMNPREMAAFYEAA from the coding sequence ATGTATCAAGCGCTGACAGACAACGATTTTTCTTCGACGGTCCAGATTACTGACAACGGGGTTGTCATTTTTGTCAAGAAGCTCTGCCCCCATTGTAAGAACATGCTGAAAATGTTTGAAAAATTTCAAAAAATCGTCCCCGGTGTCTCCATTTACACGGCGGATATCGAGGAATGCCCGGAATCCATGACTGCGCTGACGGTGGAAAGGGCTCCCACGGTTTGTGTTGTAAAAAGCGGGAAGATAACAGCCCAAAAAACCGGGTTGATGAATCCCAGGGAAATGGCGGCGTTCTACGAGGCCGCCTGA